A stretch of the Uranotaenia lowii strain MFRU-FL chromosome 3, ASM2978415v1, whole genome shotgun sequence genome encodes the following:
- the LOC129757746 gene encoding DNA repair protein RAD51 homolog 3-like, producing MFAKSCLDLWKEETKQTNNIITFCRDLDQAMGNGVSVGLITEFCGPPGSGKTQMCLQLCINVQILPQFGGLGGKALYFDTNFNFDPHRLKEIAAACVRHCQKLVQIHRKDLNHLIENLTAETFLDGVYYKHVSEFSELTNEVAQLEQTLKNGEKIKLVVIDSLSFIIRNSIESTLERIRVNHRLLTQLHALAQQYKFAIVITNDVTTRIISGESASVIVPALGESHGHKINQRVLLGPVSSQRAEAATDIFVAFVEKSLYRPRMAVNFQISAFGIRGVRNK from the exons ATGTTTGCTAAATCGTGTCTAGATTTATGGAAGGAAGAAACTAAACAGACAAATAACATCATCACGTTTTGTCGGGACCTCGATCAAGCGATGGGAAATGGTGTTTCCGTTGGATTGATAACGGAGTTTTGTGGTCCACCTGGGAGTGGCAAAACGCAAATGTG tcTGCAGCTATGCATCAACGTTCAAATCCTACCCCAGTTTGGAGGACTTGGTGGCAAAGCGTtgtattttgatacaaatttcaatttcgatcCTCATCGGTTGAagg aaattgctGCTGCTTGCGTAAGACACTGCCAGAAGCTGGTCCAGATACATCGTAAGGATCTTAACCATCTgatcgaaaatttgactgcCGAAACGTTTCTGGATGGCGTTTACTACAAGCACGTGTCTGAGTTTTCTGAGCTAACGAATGAGGTAGCACAGTTGGAGCAGACGTTGAAAAACGGCGAAAAG ataaaacttGTCGTGATAGATTCACTATCATTTATAATCAGGAACAGTATTGAAAGTACTTTAGAAAGGATACGGGTCAATCATCGGTTGCTGACCCAACTACATGCATTAGCCCAGCAGTACAAATTTGCG ATCGTTATAACCAACGACGTTACCACCCGTATCATTTCCGGAGAATCGGCTTCCGTAATAGTTCCAGCCCTCGGAGAAAGCCATGGGCACAAAATCAACCAACGGGTATTGCTGGGTCCAGTTTCCAGTCAACGAGCGGAGGCAGCAACTGATATATTTGTGGCCTTCGTCGAAAAGAGTCTGTACCGGCCCCGGATGGCCGTAAATTTCCAAATCAGCGCCTTTGGCATAAGGGGGGTTCGGAATAAATGA